In Chaetodon auriga isolate fChaAug3 chromosome 22, fChaAug3.hap1, whole genome shotgun sequence, the genomic window CCTTTGAACTCCCAACAATCAACGTATATCATCACTTCATTTCACCAGCTGTTCATATTAACTGTGATCGTATGTTTTGATCCTGATTATTCAACAAGACGAGAAAAAAACACGACAGGAATGTTTAAAATTTCctattttaaaagatttttggTTGAAATGAGTGACTGTGAGGGTGAAACACCAGATTAGGATAAAAATCCCTGAAAACATAACAGAAGAAATTAAGCATTTTCCAAACTTCCCTGAGTTGATcatcatgttttgtatgtaaaattaAGTGACTAAAGCAGTTCAataaatgcagtaaaaacattttcctctgacatgAAGTGCAGTCGAAGTATAAAGTAGTATAAATTCtacttaagtacagcacttgagtaaatgtactgctgCATACTATCAAAAAAGGAAACGCAGGGACCGGCGGGCTCGTACCCTTTCTTGACGTACTGGTAGGCCACGTCTCTCAGACCAGGTTTGAACACCGACACGCGATGCCACGTCGTCTTCTGGCTGATGTCACCTGGAGTCACGACACAGCGGCACACATGAATCAGCCTCATCAGGCCTCAGATTGACAGCAGCAGATCTAcggttagcattagctttagcatCAGATAATAAAATCAAGAGTGTATCGAAACAGCTTCGTCCGTCACGCCTATTCAGCCGTTCTGAAGGCCGACTGGAATGACTGAATGTTATTTCTTATCACAGTCAGCTCGGCCCATCAACTATAATCACAGCTTTAAACGGTGAGTGATGCGTTAGGGTCAGAAATGAATACTTCAGGGTCATTACTGTTTGATAAATCACATTCATACGCTGTGCATGGTGATTTAAAACCTTGAAATCCAACAATAATAATCTATCATGTGTTCATGTCCATTGAGACAGACGTCAGGGTCTTACACTGACCTCTAGTGGCAGAAGATGagctctgcagtaaaatgtacagCTAACGTCACAGTAATTATAATATCTAAACATCAGCTCCTCAGCTCATTCTTACTGAGCACAATATGTCCACGTTCAACAGGAATGAAGGCTCATCAGTGTCGTATGAGCTGAGAAAAACAGTCACTTCCTGCGCTGTACCTGTTGAGGTCATTTCTCCGTCTCCGGTGCGCCACATTTCATTGGTTGCCAAGGAGAAGATGGTCACAGGGTTACGGCCCTCCACCTGTCTCATCACCGGGTCCTGACCCACTCGGCCTAACAGCTGCACCCGGTTTATCGCTGGAATAAAGGCACAGACAAACCCGCTATTAGACCCTTTTATTGGGTGAAGAGCGAATAGACAAGGATGTGCTTTGTGCTTCTGCTTCAGGTCAAATCCTTTTTACGGTCGACACAGACGGTTTACTCACATCTCTCCAGGATGAGGCTGGTGTCTGTGCTCCGGTGTCTCACCACCTGTCTGAGGATCTGTGGGGGAATCAGAGGCCAGACCAATATCAAAATACCGACTTGGTGAAGGGAACAGAACTagggtgcagagagagagagagagctctggAGTGTGCTTCCACAGGTGTACCTCGATGAAACATAGAAACATACGTATCCAGTACGATAGATACGGCCTACGAACACACTCACCTGTGCTGAGGCACTTCTCAACatcttctctgtgctgcagctctgagggaAGCGATGGGCAAACAGACAGCTGCTCAGGACTCAGGATTGATctaaaaaaggtaaaaaaaataaataaataaaaaaaaaaagggggatcAGATATGTAAGAATACTAAGAACCTGACTAACTAATCCAATAATTGTAGTAGAGTAAAAAGCTCTACTCAAAAGTAAAGGAGCAGAAGTGGAAAGCAGCGTTACATTGAAATATgcaagaaataataaataatcaagTACAGTGCTGGAGTTAGTAGCTACGTTTCACCACCGCTGATCAAGATGTCTAAAACGATCTGCTAAATTAGTCGGGTTGatgttttgtggttttaagtgatACACGGCgaattatttaatgttttatgtctTGATTTCCGCAGCTTGAGTTCGTATGTTACCGATAGACAAGTCGGCTACAAAACTGAACGATTTTAGAATGGAGTTTGGTGAAGTTGTGGGTCCGCAGTCAGACAAGCTAAAGAATGAACCGTGATCATGGACATACGTCAGAGCAGCGCTTTCTTACAGCAGCAATGAGGCTCCTGGAGGCTCCCGCCATTGGAGGTGGACGTGaaataaatctttaaaagcaACGTTTTTACACAACGTGGTTTGGTTTACATGTTACAGCGGCTGAAAGAGCAGATGAACGGCAATGTGTCGGCAGAAAACGGCGACAAAGCGGACAACAAAACGGACAAAAGAGCTTAATGAAAACGTACCAGGTGCTAGACTTCAGGAGAGACTTCGGTAACCTCACGGTATTTCCGTTCCGTCTCACTCACAGGTCCGACAGTTTGCAGGAGGTCGTTAAACGTTCCGCTTCGCAACTTCACACGTAAAATATCATATTTACGGGTTTCAATATTGGAAAAATGCATGTTAATATTGAACTATTATATCAATCTAAATATTCTTAATAATGCTCCCACTGCACTCTTTCAAACTCCTCATCATGATTGCATAAGAATGAAGTTAcagctgtattttgtttttcaagtgaATTAAAGTCACATTTGCAATTTTTACTTGAAATCtagatatttttttatttatttatttatttatttttgattgttCAATACTAAACTTAAACTAACGTTTCCCAAATCACCACCACGTGATAATTTTGTTCCACATTATCAGATTGTGGAAAAACTTTATATTTGGTAAATCTTTACAAGATCTGGAAAGGGATTAAGAGAATATTTGGCTTTTAACGTGATTTTTAAGAATCTGTATTGAACACGACATGTAAGACgttccttttttaaaatttcctATTCAAAAAACAATTTTTCCCAATTTTATAAGAACTGTTGACGCACATTATTTAGAACCGATGCTTCTTGCTGTGTGCAGCAAAGAGAGGAGACTTATCTTCTGAGGGACTTAACACATTCAACTTTTATTTGCACTTTGAGAGCTCCATCGTATCTTAATTTTGGATCTACATTTATTCTATATGCATTCTTAAAATAGTGTTTTTTCTTACTCACTGTTGGAATggaatcaaaaaaaaaaaaaaaaaaaagtctcagaGAGGCtaagaaagagaaagacttTAAGACTTTTACCTGCCGGACGCGCTGGTTGATGATAAGTCATGGCTCCAAAAACGTGTTACGTTTGTAGGCTAATTTGTTGCAGATCAAACTCAAACAATGCGACGATTTCATAATCTTGAACATTTCCATGCATCTTGTGTGAGTATCAAAAGCCAAGCCAAGCAAAGCAAAGTCGGACCCTCAGTTCATTCAAATGAACCTGCCAGATGAAGAACAGCTGATATGACGACTGCTGACGTACCACCCACACCACGTGACACATATCCCCGTATGTGACGAATAATAAATTCATAAAAGCAGCACCCATATAAATACCACAAGAACTACAAATGGCATTAGCTGGCACCAACACCCACCTCCGCTCATTCTGGTATAatctatgtgtgttttgtgaggtaAATTGCTGCTGCCACGCCGCATTTCCTTCgaaggaataaaaaaaagtactcGATCAATGTAAATGACCCAAGTAACATGTTGTTCCTGAAGTGTTTTAATTCACGTCTTTTTAAAAGGtcggtgcttttattttgaaatccgAAAAACCGGAAGCCGAAAAGAAACGTAAACACGAGGGAACTAAACAAAGTAcatatgaaaaaacaaagttaaaagtAATATATTCTTAATATAGCAGCTGGCTGATGAGGGCACAAGGTCTgactctgttttatttcacactgTGTGCATTTTGAGTCACTTTATTATACGTCCTTCAGGAGTTTTGCAGAGTCTGAGAAATGTGCCAGTTAAGCTGATAAATCGCCACATCAGTCCTGTTGTTAGCATGATTATGGCTTTATAAagagttttgtctgtgtgaaacGCTTCTGTTTAAGAAATATGTAATTTCCAGATACAGAAACGGATCTGATATGAAAGAAGATTATGAAGAAGTAATAATTCATGCATAGCAATGCCGTTTCCTACATTTTAAGTTAACGtttgttaaaatgtaaatacgTTGAGGTAAAAATGTATAGGACATTAAGGCACTCTAGTATAGAGCTTGTCAGTAGTGATTTAGGTTAAAAGAGTTAAAAAGGGATTTTAAGAagacatcagaatcagaatcagaatcagacatttcattgttatgtgtaattaaaatattttgttttattttgctttctcACCAGCTCTTACGGTGTGTTCAAGTTGTGTTCATAGTATTCAAGGACAAGTTGTGGAACAATCTAATGATTATTAAAGCACCTTTGAACCATCACTCAGAGAGCCAGACTGTTATTCAGCCGTGGATGGTGCAGTCTAAGTAAGTACAACACTGGGGGGCGGTCTCCTAAAGAACTGCTTCAGGAAA contains:
- the ssbp1 gene encoding single-stranded DNA-binding protein, mitochondrial, encoding MLRSASAQILRQVVRHRSTDTSLILERSINRVQLLGRVGQDPVMRQVEGRNPVTIFSLATNEMWRTGDGEMTSTGDISQKTTWHRVSVFKPGLRDVAYQYVKKGSRILVEGKLDYGEYVDKNQVRRQATTIIADNIVFLSDNIRDRT